Proteins co-encoded in one Diaminobutyricimonas sp. LJ205 genomic window:
- a CDS encoding pyridoxal-dependent decarboxylase — protein MRETTVDEAASGGELSHWQYGPLLESTAERAKRWLDGVPDRPVPPHSGIEEAKNALGRSLPDNGHDAARVIEKLVAGVEPGLMAIQSPRFYGWVMGGTHPVALAADWLVSSWDQNAGMRSVTPGVVAAEEIAGEWVLEVLGLPAGCAVGFVTGATVASFVGLSAARHHVLANAGWDVNRDGLFGAPHINFVVGQERHSAVDLAGRYLGLGAPMVIPSDAQGRIRVDLLADHLADVDGPTIVCLQAGNVHSGSFDDFLGGIEIAHQRQAWAHIDGAFGLWAAASPRFDSLVDGFRRADSWATDAHKTLNVPYDCGVAIVAHPEALAAAFGVEASYLATAEDGANPYDLVPELSRRARGVPVWAALRWLGRSGVTKLVERLADGAAGLAEGFRTLPGAKVLNEVVFTQVCLALRDDATTIGVGQLLRDEGLVFASPSRWHDRAILRFSVSNWATDAQQVELTVDAVRRALAKWEG, from the coding sequence ATGCGTGAAACGACGGTCGATGAAGCCGCTTCAGGCGGCGAACTGAGCCACTGGCAATACGGGCCACTTCTCGAGAGCACGGCCGAGCGCGCCAAACGCTGGCTGGACGGCGTGCCGGATCGGCCGGTTCCACCGCACTCCGGGATCGAGGAAGCCAAGAACGCGCTGGGCAGGAGCCTTCCCGACAACGGGCATGACGCCGCACGCGTGATCGAGAAACTGGTAGCGGGCGTTGAGCCGGGCCTGATGGCCATCCAGTCGCCGCGGTTCTACGGCTGGGTCATGGGCGGAACGCACCCGGTGGCGCTCGCGGCCGACTGGCTCGTCAGTTCCTGGGACCAGAACGCGGGTATGCGCTCGGTCACCCCGGGAGTAGTCGCCGCCGAAGAGATCGCGGGGGAGTGGGTCCTCGAGGTGTTGGGGCTGCCAGCTGGTTGCGCGGTCGGCTTCGTCACCGGCGCAACCGTAGCCAGCTTCGTCGGACTGTCCGCGGCCAGGCACCACGTGCTGGCGAACGCGGGGTGGGACGTCAACCGTGACGGCCTCTTCGGGGCTCCCCACATCAACTTCGTCGTCGGGCAGGAACGCCACAGTGCTGTCGACCTGGCCGGGCGCTACCTCGGCCTCGGCGCCCCGATGGTGATCCCGTCCGATGCGCAGGGCAGGATCCGGGTCGACCTGCTTGCCGATCACCTGGCCGACGTCGACGGGCCGACGATCGTGTGCCTGCAGGCCGGCAACGTGCACTCCGGGTCGTTCGACGACTTCCTCGGCGGCATTGAGATCGCCCACCAACGGCAGGCGTGGGCGCATATCGATGGTGCCTTCGGGCTCTGGGCGGCCGCCTCACCCCGGTTCGATTCACTGGTGGACGGGTTCCGGCGTGCCGACTCGTGGGCGACCGACGCGCACAAGACTCTCAACGTGCCCTACGACTGCGGAGTGGCAATCGTTGCCCACCCGGAGGCGCTGGCCGCGGCGTTCGGCGTCGAAGCCAGCTACTTGGCCACTGCGGAAGATGGCGCCAATCCGTACGACCTGGTCCCGGAGCTCTCCCGGCGTGCCCGTGGCGTGCCGGTGTGGGCGGCACTGCGCTGGCTCGGACGTTCTGGGGTGACCAAGCTGGTCGAGCGCCTCGCCGACGGTGCTGCAGGGCTCGCCGAGGGATTCCGTACTCTGCCGGGAGCGAAGGTCCTGAACGAGGTCGTCTTCACCCAGGTTTGCCTTGCCCTGCGCGACGACGCCACGACGATCGGCGTTGGCCAGTTGTTGCGCGACGAGGGCCTGGTCTTTGCCTCGCCGTCGAGATGGCACGATCGGGCGATCCTGCGTTTCTCGGTCAGCAATTGGGCGACGGATGCCCAGCAGGTCGAGTTGACCGTCGACGCCGTACGGCGCGCACTCGCGAAGTGGGAAGGCTAG